A portion of the Stella humosa genome contains these proteins:
- a CDS encoding MmgE/PrpD family protein — MISRQLARFLVASRWEDVPAAARHEARRSLLNVFGTALGGSADQASRRSAATLVPFSGPAEATVIGRPERVDCLTASFLNALAGNVFDFDDTHPETIIHPSAPVAPALFALAERRPMTGAALLHAFVLGVEVECRLGNAVSPFHYKRGWHITSTCGVFGAAAAAGRAIGLDEERMLWALGNASAQSSGLVETLGTMAKSVGVGQSARGGLLAAFLAENGVEGPELPIEGPRGFLRVMGHEADLARVADGLGQDWEMPKNNCKPYPCGVVLNSVIDACLELRAGGQVPVDAIRAITVLGHPLLRERADRPAVTSGREAQVSAQHAVAVALLDGAAGVVEFSDARVAAPDVLALRDRVAVREAPGIPVEGARVEVLLASGETVVQVVEAARGSAARPLSDAELEAKFRTLAAYGCPGFDPDPLIAALWAIEDAPDAAAIIRLAAHG, encoded by the coding sequence ATGATCTCCCGCCAACTCGCCCGCTTCCTCGTCGCCTCCCGCTGGGAGGACGTGCCCGCTGCCGCGCGCCACGAGGCCCGACGCTCGCTCCTCAACGTCTTCGGCACGGCATTGGGCGGCAGCGCCGACCAGGCGAGCCGGCGTTCGGCCGCGACGCTGGTGCCGTTCTCCGGCCCGGCCGAGGCGACTGTGATCGGCCGGCCGGAGCGGGTCGACTGCCTGACCGCCAGCTTCCTCAACGCGCTGGCCGGCAACGTCTTCGACTTCGACGACACCCACCCGGAAACCATCATCCACCCTTCGGCCCCCGTCGCCCCGGCGCTCTTCGCGCTGGCCGAGCGCCGGCCGATGACGGGGGCGGCCCTGCTGCACGCCTTCGTCCTGGGGGTGGAGGTGGAATGCCGGTTGGGCAACGCCGTCTCGCCCTTCCACTACAAGCGCGGCTGGCACATCACTTCGACCTGCGGCGTGTTCGGGGCGGCAGCGGCCGCCGGCCGGGCGATCGGGCTCGACGAGGAGCGCATGCTGTGGGCGCTGGGCAATGCGTCGGCCCAGTCTTCCGGCCTGGTCGAGACGCTGGGCACCATGGCCAAGAGCGTCGGCGTCGGCCAATCGGCCCGCGGCGGGCTGCTGGCGGCCTTCCTGGCCGAGAACGGGGTCGAGGGGCCGGAGCTGCCGATTGAGGGGCCGCGCGGTTTCCTGCGCGTGATGGGGCACGAGGCGGACCTGGCCCGCGTCGCGGACGGGCTGGGGCAGGATTGGGAGATGCCCAAGAACAACTGCAAGCCCTATCCCTGCGGCGTCGTGCTGAACTCGGTCATCGACGCCTGCCTGGAGCTGCGCGCGGGCGGCCAGGTGCCGGTCGACGCGATCCGGGCGATCACGGTCCTGGGCCACCCGCTGCTGCGCGAGCGCGCGGACCGGCCGGCCGTCACCAGCGGCCGCGAGGCCCAGGTCAGCGCCCAGCATGCCGTCGCCGTGGCCCTGCTCGACGGGGCGGCGGGGGTGGTCGAGTTCTCCGACGCGCGCGTGGCTGCGCCCGACGTGCTGGCCCTGCGCGACCGCGTCGCCGTGCGCGAGGCGCCGGGCATCCCGGTCGAGGGCGCCCGGGTCGAGGTGCTGCTGGCATCGGGCGAGACGGTCGTCCAGGTGGTGGAGGCCGCGCGCGGCAGTGCTGCCCGGCCGCTGTCCGACGCCGAGTTGGAAGCGAAGTTCCGCACGCTGGCCGCCTATGGCTGCCCCGGCTTCGACCCCGACCCGCTGATCGCCGCCCTGTGGGCGATCGAGGACGCGCCCGACGCGGCCGCCATCATCCGGCTGGCCGCGCACGGCTGA